One Misgurnus anguillicaudatus chromosome 22, ASM2758022v2, whole genome shotgun sequence DNA segment encodes these proteins:
- the bmp10 gene encoding bone morphogenetic protein 10 produces MTGSRVCNFWIMWPSTPSVLLAFLLLFWGAFFARSNPISSPEKLRTAPGLDDGNGGVVDPSLLEQDSKVDMQSMLDNLKGQFLRTFNLSGVPPPVHTGATRVEPPEYMLELYNRFANDRTSMPSANIVRSFKNEDSSLSSVGPGGVRQHPLFFNVSIPHHEKVTTAELRLYTLVQTDRNKYAGVDRKVTIYEVKPRETNNSRPIRGDDIEREDTKVQDEETELVELASRQVYGTDNGWESFDMTAAVHHWRSESDYGTTHRLEVHIASLNSQSAAASEGENKDNAIEGDMDIDTNLEDKHKPLMIVFSDDQSGDHRGDKRELNELIQHETAGRGLQDNLGLEMTGLREDSGEKGENEEGEPSEEALLQMRSNLIYDTAARIRRNAKGNLCKKNPLYVDFKDIGWDNWILAPTGYEAYECAGLCTYPLTSHVTPTKHAVVQTLVNLKSPQKVSMACCVPTKLDPISLLYLDDAGVVTYQYKYEGMVVAECGCR; encoded by the exons ATGACCGGCAGCAGGGTTTGCAATTTCTGGATTATGTGGCCATCCACACCATCAGTTTTACTGGCCTTCCTTCTTTTGTTTTGGGGGGCTTTCTTTGCACGCAGTAACCCTATCAGCTCGCCAGAGAAGCTCCGCACTGCTCCAGGGTTGGATGATGGGAATGGAGGTGTTGTGGATCCCTCATTACTGGAGCAGGACAGTAAAGTggacatgcaaagcatgctggacAACCTAAAGGGGCAGTTTCTACGCACCTTCAATCTGTCAGGTGTCCCTCCACCCGTGCACACGGGGGCCACTCGCGTGGAGCCCCCCGAGTACATGTTGGAGCTGTACAACCGCTTCGCCAATGACCGAACATCCATGCCTTCCGCAAACATTGTACGCAGCTTTAAAAATGAAG ACTCCTCCCTATCCAGCGTGGGACCTGGTGGGGTGAGACAACACCCACTTTTCTTCAATGTGTCCATCCCACACCACGAAAAGGTCACCACAGCTGAACTCCGACTCTACACCCTGGTCCAAACAGACCGCAACAAATATGCTGGTGTTGACAGAAAGGTGACCATATATGAGGTGAAACCCCGTGAAACAAACAACAGTCGTCCAATAAGAGGGGATGATATCGAGAGAGAAGACACAAAAGTGCAAGATGAAGAAACGGAATTAGTGGAGTTGGCGTCTCGACAGGTTTACGGCACAGATAACGGCTGGGAATCCTTTGACATGACTGCTGCGGTGCACCACTGGCGATCTGAGTCAGACTATGGCACCACCCACAGGCTGGAGGTCCACATAGCAAGCTTAAATTCTCAGAGTGCTGCAGCTTCCGAAGGTGAAAATAAGGACAATGCCATAGAGGGGGACATGGACATCGACACCAACCTGGAGGATAAACACAAACCCTTAATGATTGTCTTCTCTGATGACCAGAGTGGAGACCACCGTGGAGACAAGCGAGAACTGAATGAACTCATCCAGCATGAGACTGCTGGGCGTGGCCTTCAGGACAATCTTGGCCTGGAGATGACCGGTCTCCGGGAAGACTCGGGAGAAAAAGGTGAGAATGAGGAAGGAGAGCCGAGTGAGGAAGCTCTCCTACAGATGCGCTCCAACCTTATCTACGACACTGCGGCCAGAATTCGACGTAACGCCAAAGGCAACCTGTGTAAAAAGAACCCACTCTATGTAGACTTCAAAGACATTGGTTGGGACAACTGGATTTTGGCACCAACTGGTTATGAAGCGTACGAGTGTGCAGGGTTGTGCACTTACCCCCTGACCAGCCATGTTACACCTACAAAACACGCCGTTGTGCAAACTCTGGTCAACCTGAAAAGTCCGCAGAAGGTCTCTATGGCTTGTTGTGTGCCCACTAAGTTAGATCCCATCTCCCTGCTCTACCTAGATGATGCAGGTGTGGTTACATATCAGTATAAATATGAAGGCATGGTGGTAGCAGAGTGTGGATGCAGATAG